The following coding sequences lie in one Brevibacterium marinum genomic window:
- a CDS encoding ABC transporter substrate-binding protein, with translation MKRRTGAKAVAIAAAGALLLSACSTSTTGEDGDGGGESLTVGTTDKVVALDPAGAYDNGSSLVEQQVYPFLLAYKPGTAELNPSIAESADFSEPNKYEVKLKEGMKFANGNDLTSSDVKFSFERQLKIQDPNGPSSLLGGLESVETPDESTVIFNLKRKNDQTWPGVLASAAGPIVDEDVFEPDKITENQTIVDGEAFAGPYTIAGFDFNKLITYKSYDGYEGYLEPAKTDTVQMKYFSDANNMKLDVQEGKIDVAWRSLSATDIESLGEKEDLTVHKGPGGEIRYIVYNMDTMPFGAKTDEADEDKALAVRQAMADSVDRQAIASQVYKDTFTPLYSHVPEGLPGAADPLKSEYGDGQGGPDVDKAKKALEDAGVETPVELNLQYNPDHYGPSSGDEYALVKDQLDKTGLFKVNLQSTEWVQYNKDRTADAYPMYQLGWFPDYSDADNYLVPFFYDTDKTPSFLGNHYRDKTMNKELNAQSSIDDKGKRSEALKKIQGQLAEQLPTLPLLQGSQIAVSGKDVKGVDDTLDPAFQFRLALLSK, from the coding sequence ATGAAACGTCGAACTGGTGCAAAGGCAGTGGCCATCGCCGCTGCCGGCGCTCTGCTACTCTCGGCATGCTCGACCTCGACCACAGGTGAAGACGGCGACGGTGGCGGCGAATCCCTCACAGTGGGTACCACGGACAAGGTGGTCGCGCTCGACCCGGCCGGTGCCTATGACAATGGAAGCTCTCTCGTCGAACAGCAGGTCTACCCCTTCCTCCTCGCCTACAAGCCGGGCACCGCCGAACTCAACCCCTCCATCGCGGAGTCGGCGGACTTCAGCGAACCGAACAAGTACGAGGTCAAGCTCAAGGAGGGAATGAAGTTCGCCAACGGAAACGACCTGACCTCCTCAGATGTGAAGTTCTCGTTCGAACGACAGCTGAAGATCCAGGATCCGAACGGACCGTCGTCCCTCCTCGGCGGGCTGGAATCGGTGGAGACTCCCGATGAGTCCACGGTCATCTTCAACCTCAAGCGCAAGAACGACCAGACCTGGCCGGGAGTCCTGGCCAGCGCTGCGGGACCGATCGTCGATGAGGACGTGTTCGAACCCGACAAGATCACGGAGAATCAGACGATCGTCGACGGCGAGGCCTTCGCCGGTCCCTACACGATCGCCGGATTCGATTTCAATAAACTGATCACGTACAAGTCCTACGACGGCTACGAGGGCTACCTGGAGCCGGCGAAGACCGACACCGTGCAGATGAAGTACTTCTCCGATGCCAACAACATGAAGCTCGATGTCCAAGAGGGCAAGATCGACGTGGCCTGGCGTTCGCTCTCGGCCACTGACATCGAGAGCCTCGGCGAGAAGGAGGACCTCACGGTCCACAAGGGTCCTGGCGGCGAGATCCGCTACATCGTCTACAACATGGACACGATGCCCTTCGGCGCGAAGACGGACGAGGCCGATGAGGACAAGGCCCTGGCCGTGCGCCAGGCCATGGCCGATTCGGTCGACCGACAGGCGATCGCCTCGCAGGTCTACAAGGACACCTTCACTCCGCTGTACTCGCATGTGCCCGAGGGTCTGCCGGGCGCCGCGGATCCGCTGAAGTCGGAATACGGTGACGGTCAGGGCGGGCCCGACGTCGACAAGGCCAAGAAGGCCCTCGAGGACGCCGGCGTCGAGACCCCGGTCGAGCTCAACCTGCAGTACAACCCCGACCACTACGGGCCGTCCTCGGGTGACGAGTACGCCCTGGTCAAGGATCAGCTGGACAAGACCGGCCTGTTCAAGGTGAACCTTCAGTCAACCGAGTGGGTGCAGTACAACAAGGACCGCACCGCCGATGCCTACCCGATGTACCAGCTGGGCTGGTTCCCGGACTACTCGGACGCGGACAACTACCTGGTTCCCTTCTTCTATGACACTGACAAGACCCCGAGCTTCCTGGGCAATCACTACCGTGACAAGACGATGAACAAGGAACTGAACGCTCAGTCCTCCATCGACGACAAGGGAAAGCGTTCGGAGGCGCTGAAGAAGATCCAAGGCCAGCTCGCCGAGCAGCTGCCGACCCTGCCGCTGCTCCAGGGCAGCCAGATCGCGGTGTCCGGCAAGGACGTCAAGGGAGTCGACGACACCCTCGACCCCGCGTTCCAGTTCCGGTTGGCGCTGCTGAGCAAGTGA
- a CDS encoding amino acid carrier protein: MSAVLEWLNDIIWSSALVYLCLGAGVYFTIRSRAVQIRQIKAIFVQMFRGKSSNEGVSSFQALAISLAGRVGVGNIAGVATAIGFGGPGAVVWMWISALLGASTSYVESTLGQIFKEQDPRTGEYRGGPAFYIEKAYRHTKAKGLFKVYGMVFAAVTVVAMSFMLPGIQSNAISGAVENAWNVPTWATAIALVIIMGFIVIGGIKRIAHFASLAVPFMAVIYIIAAIAVTFINAEQIIPVFELMFKSAFGIDAGQEAAFGGVIGMAVQWGVQRGIYSNEAGQGTGPHAASAAEVSHPSKQGLVQAGSVYIDTLFVCSATAFMILSTGMYRVFDADGETIIGTGRGQMVEAIATTPGEKWPQAGLDTMLSGFGAGFIAISIFLFALTTMVAYYYMAETNLVYLLGKARNTMVLAVGKRILQLLILVAVAVGAMSASGSAWALGDIGVGLMAWLNIIGILILQQPAFKLLRDFERQKKQGLDPVFDPNSLNVRNAEFWEKRLAGDKAGAEVPQG, from the coding sequence GTGTCTGCAGTCCTCGAATGGCTCAACGACATCATCTGGTCCTCGGCCCTCGTCTACTTGTGCCTCGGCGCCGGCGTCTATTTCACGATCCGCTCCCGCGCAGTCCAGATCCGACAGATCAAGGCGATCTTCGTCCAGATGTTCCGCGGCAAGAGCTCCAATGAGGGCGTCTCGTCCTTCCAGGCACTGGCGATCTCGCTGGCCGGTCGTGTGGGCGTCGGCAACATCGCCGGCGTCGCCACAGCCATCGGCTTCGGCGGGCCGGGCGCCGTGGTGTGGATGTGGATCTCGGCCCTCCTCGGTGCCTCGACCTCCTATGTCGAGTCCACTCTCGGCCAGATCTTCAAGGAGCAGGATCCCCGCACCGGTGAGTACCGCGGCGGTCCGGCCTTCTACATCGAGAAGGCCTACCGTCACACCAAGGCCAAGGGCCTGTTCAAGGTCTACGGCATGGTCTTCGCGGCTGTGACCGTCGTGGCCATGTCGTTCATGCTGCCGGGCATCCAATCCAATGCGATCTCCGGCGCCGTCGAGAACGCCTGGAACGTGCCGACCTGGGCGACCGCGATCGCCCTGGTCATCATCATGGGCTTCATCGTCATCGGCGGAATCAAGCGCATCGCGCACTTCGCCTCATTGGCAGTGCCTTTCATGGCCGTCATCTACATCATCGCGGCCATCGCCGTGACATTCATCAACGCCGAGCAGATCATCCCGGTCTTCGAACTCATGTTCAAGTCGGCCTTCGGCATCGATGCCGGTCAGGAAGCTGCCTTCGGCGGCGTCATCGGCATGGCCGTCCAGTGGGGCGTCCAGCGCGGCATCTACTCGAACGAGGCCGGGCAGGGAACCGGACCGCACGCGGCCTCGGCCGCCGAGGTCTCCCACCCGTCAAAGCAAGGACTCGTGCAGGCCGGTTCGGTCTACATCGACACCCTCTTCGTGTGCTCGGCGACCGCGTTCATGATCCTCTCGACCGGCATGTACAGGGTCTTCGACGCCGACGGTGAGACCATCATCGGCACCGGGCGCGGTCAGATGGTCGAAGCCATCGCCACGACTCCGGGCGAGAAGTGGCCGCAGGCCGGACTCGACACGATGCTTTCCGGCTTCGGCGCCGGTTTCATCGCGATCTCGATCTTCCTCTTCGCACTGACGACGATGGTCGCCTACTACTACATGGCGGAGACGAACCTCGTCTACCTGCTCGGCAAGGCCAGGAACACCATGGTCCTCGCGGTGGGCAAACGCATCCTGCAGCTGCTCATCCTCGTCGCCGTCGCCGTCGGAGCGATGTCGGCCTCGGGCAGCGCCTGGGCCCTCGGCGACATCGGTGTGGGCCTCATGGCCTGGCTGAACATCATCGGCATCCTCATCCTGCAACAGCCGGCGTTCAAGCTCCTCCGCGACTTCGAACGCCAGAAGAAGCAGGGATTGGATCCGGTGTTCGATCCGAACAGCCTGAATGTCCGCAACGCCGAGTTCTGGGAGAAGCGTCTTGCCGGGGACAAGGCCGGTGCCGAGGTCCCGCAGGGCTGA
- the fbaA gene encoding class II fructose-bisphosphate aldolase — translation MPIASPEVYSEMIDRAKSEGFAYPAINCTSSQTINAAIRGFAEAGSDGIVQISTGGAEYISGPTIKDRVRGAIAFSVFAAEVAKSYDVNIALHTDHAPKQEVEEWVKPLLAASTERVKNGGEPYFQSHMWDGSAVPLTENLVLAEELLELSNAARSILEIEVGVVGGEEDGVENEINDKLYTTAADGLATVKALGTGEKGRYLTALTFGNVHGVYKPGNVKLRPELLGEIQTDVGAEVGKDRPFDLVFHGGSGSSAEEIAEAVRHGVVKMNVDTDTQYAFTRPVVEHMFRNYDGVLKIDGEVGNKKLYDPRAFGKAAEAGMADRVVEACQNLGSAGTSLK, via the coding sequence ATGCCCATTGCAAGTCCCGAAGTCTATTCCGAGATGATCGACCGCGCGAAGTCCGAGGGCTTCGCCTACCCCGCGATCAACTGCACCTCCTCGCAGACGATCAACGCGGCCATCCGCGGCTTCGCAGAGGCCGGATCCGACGGCATCGTCCAGATCTCGACCGGCGGCGCCGAGTACATCTCCGGCCCGACGATCAAGGACCGCGTGCGCGGTGCGATCGCGTTCTCGGTCTTCGCCGCCGAGGTGGCCAAGAGCTACGACGTCAACATCGCCCTGCACACCGACCATGCCCCGAAGCAGGAGGTCGAGGAATGGGTGAAGCCGCTTCTGGCAGCCTCGACCGAACGTGTGAAGAACGGCGGTGAGCCCTACTTCCAGTCGCACATGTGGGACGGTTCAGCGGTTCCGCTGACGGAGAATCTCGTCCTCGCCGAGGAGCTGCTGGAGCTCTCGAACGCCGCGCGCTCGATCCTTGAAATCGAGGTCGGCGTCGTCGGCGGCGAAGAGGACGGTGTGGAGAACGAGATCAACGACAAGCTCTACACGACCGCCGCCGACGGCCTGGCCACGGTCAAGGCCCTGGGCACCGGCGAGAAGGGCCGGTACCTCACGGCACTGACCTTCGGCAACGTCCACGGCGTCTACAAACCCGGCAATGTGAAGCTGCGCCCCGAGCTGCTCGGGGAGATCCAGACCGATGTCGGCGCCGAGGTTGGCAAGGACAGGCCCTTCGACCTCGTCTTCCACGGCGGCTCGGGCTCGAGTGCCGAGGAGATCGCCGAGGCGGTGCGCCACGGTGTCGTGAAGATGAACGTCGACACCGACACCCAGTACGCGTTCACCCGTCCCGTCGTCGAGCACATGTTCCGCAACTACGACGGAGTGCTCAAGATCGACGGAGAGGTCGGCAACAAGAAGCTCTACGATCCGCGCGCCTTCGGAAAGGCCGCCGAAGCCGGCATGGCCGACCGCGTGGTCGAGGCCTGCCAGAACCTCGGTTCCGCGGGCACCAGCCTGAAATAG